One window from the genome of Helicoverpa zea isolate HzStark_Cry1AcR chromosome 6, ilHelZeax1.1, whole genome shotgun sequence encodes:
- the LOC124630977 gene encoding BMP-binding endothelial regulator protein-like, whose translation MRGRAALAAALIVCSILGTTHASSAVIKGQRAPCSNEGEPVKLQDARLEQDWSSCFRCICKNGFVECRSGVDECGQMDDCAVVMPREGCCAKCKGCWYNGTEHASHTEWNEENKVLRCEAGVITITKPECYVPCERPKHQRHTHYNCPVCDECVINGQRVWEGRDVRIPEEPCLSCRCLHGALSCAKRACPVLPCTRLQQYTPPGECCPKCLHPTSEKILPNSGSTTMKPCIIGNKYHVHALDRPFRVDPCTDCTCLNGTAVCTRHTCPVLTCGARALPPPPGKCCPECPQVEEAKAACVIGRKTYQEGETWQLDACKSCECHGGEPRCAMERCPILTCPPDQTLRQLPGQCCQKCVDIDGICTVFGDPHYKTFDGKFYSFQGSCKYQLASDCVNGTFSIRISNDARNTSHSSWTRTATLRIGGTKINMGKKMRIKVNGHRVMLPHKIEGVADITRSNGSVLLKADIGIQLLWDGDGFLEVTVSSVYKGKLCGLCGNFNSVARDDMKTRDGRLLNDTWRFGASWRVGGTRACTRRQKRPGPNMYRQSKMMKARRLCRGFRRYEEFTDCGTKVNPQNYQEACEVDARSCSGTHCHCAAYRAYARECARVGAEPRNWARVAWCEGTPPPWLTRRRKGPGRAAARKETSILDPSAVQKPNNSRSRPPPPILH comes from the exons AACGGCTTCGTGGAGTGTCGGAGCGGCGTGGACGAGTGCGGGCAGATGGATGACTGCGCGGTCGTGATGCCTCGCGAGGGGTGCTGTGCGAAGTGCAAGGGCTGCTGGTACAACGGCACGGAGCACGCATCACATACGGAGTGGAATGAGGAGAACAAAGTACTGAGGTGTGAAGCTGGAGTCATCACGATAACGAAGCCGGAGTGCTACGTGCCCTGTGAAAGGCCCAAACATCAAAGGCACACGCATTATAATTGTCCTGTTTGTGATG AGTGCGTGATAAACGGGCAGCGCGTATGGGAGGGGCGCGACGTGCGCATCCCCGAGGAGCCGTGCTTGTCGTGCCGGTGCCTGCACGGTGCGTTGTCGTGCGCGAAGCGTGCGTGCCCCGTGCTCCCGTGCACGCGGCTGCAGCAGTACACCCCGCCCGGCGAGTGCTGTCCCAAGTGcttgcatcccacttctgagaAAATATTACCAA ATTCAGGTAGCACAACGATGAAACCTTGTATTATTGGCAATAAGTATCATGTGCACGCACTAGATCGTCCGTTCCGTGTGGATCCGTGCACGGATTGCACGTGTTTGAACGGCACGGCGGTGTGCACGCGTCACACGTGTCCTGTGTTGACGTGCGGGGCCCGGGCGCTTCCCCCGCCGCCGGGCAAGTGCTGCCCCGAATGCCCGCAGGTCGAAGAGGCAAAGGCTGCCTGTGTCATCGGCAGGAAAACTTACCAG GAAGGAGAAACATGGCAGCTGGATGCCTGCAAGTCGTGCGAGTGTCACGGAGGTGAGCCGCGATGTGCCATGGAGCGGTGTCCGATCCTCACCTGTCCACCAGACCAGACACTCCGGCAACTGCCTGGACAATGCTGTCAAAAGTGCGTTGATATCGATGGAATCTGCACCGTGTTCGGAGATCCTCATTATAAAACTTTTGATGGAAAGTTCTATAGCTTTCAAGGCTCTTGCAAATATCAATTGGCTTCAGATTGTGTCAATGGCACGTTCTCGATCAGAATATCGAATGATGCCAGGAATACATCTCACTCGTCGTGGACTCGAACGGCAACACTTCGAATAGGTGGCACCAAAATCAACATGGGAAAGAAGATGAGAATTAAAGTAAATGGGCATAGAGTAATGTTGCCACATAAAATAGAAGGAGTAGCAGATATAACCCGCAGCAATGGATCTGTTCTATTAAAGGCTGATATCGGTATACAATTACTATGGGACGGTGATGGTTTTCTCGAAGTAACAGTGTCTAGTGTGTATAAGGGAAAATTGTGCGGTCTCTGCGGAAATTTCAATTCAGTAGCTAGAGACGATATGAAAACTCGTGATGGTAGGCTACTCAACGATACGTGGAGGTTTGGAGCATCATGGCGAGTAGGAGGCACGCGTGCGTGTACGCGGCGTCAAAAGCGGCCGGGACCGAATATGTACCGTCAGTCAAAGATGATGAAAGCTCGACGGTTGTGTCGCGGGTTTAGGAGATATGAAGAGTTTACAGATTGTGGGACGAAGGTGAATCCCCAAAATTACCAAGAGGCTTGCGAGGTGGATGCGCGCAGTTGTTCGGGGACGCATTGTCACTGTGCGGCTTACCGCGCGTACGCCCGTGAGTGCGCGCGGGTGGGCGCGGAGCCGCGGAACTGGGCGCGCGTGGCGTGGTGCGAGGGCACGCCGCCGCCGTGGCTGACGCGGCGCCGCAAGGGCCCCGgccgggcggcggcgcgcaAGGAAACCAGCATCCTGGACCCCAGCGCCGTGCAGAAGCCCAACAACAGCCGCTCGCGGCCACCGCCCCCTATACTGCACTAA
- the LOC124630978 gene encoding troponin C, isoallergen Bla g 6.0301-like — translation MVLDTEDWADELPPEQIAVLRKAFDGFDHNRSGSIPCDFVADILRMMGQPFNKKILEELIEEVDADKSGRLEFGEFVTLAAKFIVEEDAEAMQKELREAFRLYDKEGNGYIPTSSLREILRELDEQLTDDELDGLIQEIDTDGSGTVDFDEFMEMMTGE, via the exons ATGGTTCTGGATACTGAAGACTGG GCTGATGAGCTCCCCCCAGAACAGATTGCCG TCCTGCGCAAGGCGTTCGATGGCTTCGACCACAACCGCTCGGGCAGTATCCCCTGCGACTTCGTCGCCGACATCCTTCGGATGATGGGGCAGCCCTTCAACAAGAAGATCCTTGAAGAGCTCATCGAGGAAGTCGATGCTGACA AGTCCGGCCGTCTTGAGTTCGGAGAGTTCGTGACCCTGGCTGCCAAGTTCATCGTTGAGGAAGATGCTGAAGCCATGCAGAAGGAACTCAGGGAAGCGTTCAGATTATACGACAAGGAAG GCAACGGTTACATTCCCACATCAAGCTTGCGCGAAATCCTTCGTGAGTTGGACGAGCAGCTGACAGACGACGAGCTGGACGGCCTCATCCAGGAGATCGATACCGACGGCAGCGGCACCGTGGACTTCGATG AGTTCATGGAGATGATGACAGGAGAATAA